ACGCAGGCGGACGCAGCGATCCTCGTCATAGACGCATCCATCGGCGCCTTCGAAGCCGGTTTCGACAACTTGAAAGGCCAGACGAGGGAGCACGCGCGCGTTCTCAGAGGCTTCGGCGTGGAGCAAGTCATAGTCGCTGTCAACAAGATGGACATCGTCGGCTATTCCAAGGAGAGGTTTGAGTTGATCAAGCAGCACGTTGGGTCGTTTCTTCATTCCTGTCGGTTTAAAGAATCGTCTCTGACGTGGATTCCGTTGAGCGCCATGGAGAATCAGAACTTGGTTGCGGCTCCCTCCGAAAGCCGCTTGTCGTCGTGGTACCGAGGTCCTTGTTTATTGGAGGCAGTTGACTCTGTCAAGTCTCCTGAGAGAGACGTCTCGAAGCCTCTGCTCATGCCTATATGCGACGTTGTGAGGTCGAGTTCAGGGCAGGTGTCTGCTTGCGGCAAACTTGAAGCTGGAGCTGTTCGGCCAGGCTCCAAGGTAATGGTTATGCCGTCGGGAGATCAAGGAACCGTGAGGTCTCTGGAGCGTGACTCTCAGGGATGCAGCGTCGCTAGAGCGGGAGATAACGTGGCGATAGCTTTGCAAGGGATCGATGCGAATCAAGTGATGGCTGGAGGTGTGCTGTGCCATCCTGATTACCCTGTTTCAGTAGCGACTCGTTTGGAGTTGATGGTGCTTGTCTTGGAAGGAGCAACACCGATCTTGCTTGGTTCTCAGGTAAAAGAAAGAAGAAGTCCCTCTCTCTCTCTATTGTGCATGCTCAGTCTCTTACAAGTTTTTCTGATACTTATCGTATGATCTGTAGTTGGAGTTTCATGTGCACCATGCGAAGGAGGCAGCAACGGTAGTGAAGCTTGTGGCGATGCTTGATCCCAAAACAGGGGAGGCGACAAAGAAGTCTCCTCGTTGTCTGACTGCTAAACAGAGTGCAATGCTTGAGGTTTGAAATCTCTCTTAAGACTTTTTTTGTGTGGAACATTACAAAAACTGATTTGATATGACAAATGTTTGGTTGTAATAATCTTGCAGGTGAGTCTTCAGTATCCAGTTTGTGTGGAGACGTTTTCTGAGAGTAGAGCTCTTGGAAGAGTGTTCCTTAGATCATCAGGAAGGACTGTCGCCATGGGCAGAGTTACTCGGATCATCCAAGACTCATAAAAAGTTATCTATTGTTCATTAGAAAATTGTTGAGTCGTCTCAAGTTTTGTTCAGTTAAATTTCAATCTGTAATTTTATTATTCTGATTCAGAAATGTTTTCCTTTAATGATGAAATTACATTGTTGCCATCTATTTTCTCACATAGTGTTTGTTATTTAAGGTATTTGGTTATACCATACTAAAATTTTGATATTTTAAGATTTAGTATGAAGAATGCTGAACAAAAACAACTTATAATTAAAAAAATGTTTTATGTACAAAAGAAGAGAGAGAGAGAGTAAGATGATGTAGAGTCAGACAAGTATTTGGTGAAGAAGAAGAAGAAACAACGTATCTGATCATCTTGGAACCATCTCACAAAGCTTAAAGTTGAGTGTGGCACTGTCGCTACAACGACTTCTCTTCTGCGGAGGTTTTGCAGATAGGACACCAGTTCTTCATCCGTAGCCATTGTTGTACACAGCTCACATGGAACATATGTTCACATGGCATACTCCCCACTTCATCTCCATCAACATACTCTTCCTGAATAGCGTATATTATATATAACATTTAACCTCATTTTCGTTTCACTACAACCATTTATGCTACATTGCACTTGATATCATCCTTATTCAGTGCTTCTTCGCTTAGAGCTGTGCTCACTGTACCCATTTTATCCCCCAATGCTAGTAGCTCCTGCAAGATTTATCTTAAGCTTAACATGGTTCATAACACGTCAAAGGGACCAGTAAAAAATAACATGCAAAACTGACCTCATATGACATGTTATCAATGTCAAGCCTCATATCTCTATGCTCATCGTAGAATCTGATCATCCCACTTGAGAATAGACTCGTCTCCAAAAAAGCCAGTCTCTGTATGAAAAAAAATAACAGACAGTAGAAACTTTCAGAGACACTCTACAATCGAATAAACATGTTACATATCAAAAGACCAAGCTGTGCTAATTACCTCGTATGTAAGATCCTGATCATGCTCAATTCTTTCCAGAGCCAACAATACCTGTGAAACATTTTCAAAAAACATGTCTTCTAAATGAAATCAAACAACAAGGTGAAGGAAAACTACCTCTGCGATTCCATTAATGTTGTAGCGACTCAAACCATCCTGGCTCACCATAGAGCGTGAAGGTGATGGGCCACTGTTACTGCTCGGCCTGCTATGACTAGTATCCAAATCCACCCGGGGTTCGAGATGTGAGGAGGAACCAAGTTTAGTATTATTATCCATCCTAGTTCCCTTGGTGTGAGATACCTTAGCACTACAACCAATCCGGCTGCAGAAAGAGACACTCTTTTCATCTTCTCTCTTGTTCATATTCTCACGTAGTACATGGCCGCTTGCTTTTCTAGGCAAAACCATACGGTCAACCGTTCGTTTACCATCCATGGATAAAAGAAGAAACCTTTTTTTCTCTGCAGACAGACAAAAAAACAAAACTTAAAGATATCTGATTAAAAGTGAATGCTCAAATAGAATATTCAGTAACACCAAACAATAAATAATATAAACACAGCTTCAAAAGGATGATCCAAAAGTTAAAGCATTACGAGAAGAACATGGGAGTGGATGTATAGATCATCCAGAGGTAAACACTACCTGGTCTTGTTGTTTATAAACATCAGACCACAAAGGTGATTATATGATCATGGACAAAGAGAGAAAAGTGGAGGCAGCTATAAAAAGAGAAAAGAAAGGTTAATGATTCGAATTATGGCATCTCCAATCCCACTCTATTTTAAAATAGAGTTTAGAATAAAAATGTTTCAATAATATTTTAATAGGTTTACTCTAAATATTAATTTTTTTTTTTATTCATCACTCTATTGGAGTAAACTCAAACTCTATTATAGATTGGAGCAAACTCAAACTCTATTATAGCAAACTCAAACTCTATTATAGATTGGAGCAAACTCAAACTCTATTATAGAGTTAGTCTATCGGGATGGTCTTAAAAGGACTATCAATAAAACAAAATGACTATTTTAATCCGTATTTACAGGTTTACCATGAAAGCAGAGCTCAATCACTTCAAAAAAAAAATCCTAAGAGACAAACATATATATATATATATATATATATAGCAGAGATAAAAATAAACTGTGCTCTTATGATCTCCGATCAAAGCTACAAGTAATACATCGAAAGACATAAACAGCAACATAGAAGAGAATCTGAAACAAGCATCAAACATAGAACTATTATTTTCTCGCGATCATGTAATAGAACCACGTAAGCATGACAGAGGGCGTTACCTTTTTCACTTTTCCAAGGGATGATGACTCTCTCAGCCGTCTGTCTGTGATTTTACAAAAACGTGGAGAGATGAGCTAGAGAGAGACGATGTATACAAGTAATAAAGTTTGTGGGGTTTATAAAGGTGTTAATGAAGCTCGGAGGAGTGGCGTAGCAAGCGTGGAAAAGTGGTTAAGAGAGATCTGGACCGTTGATTTCGGGTTTGGTTCAACCGAAGCCAAAGAGGGACGGATGAGATGCTTACTGACGTCGCTCTTAGTAAGCGGAAGAGAGAAAACGACACCGTTGTCCGTTAGCGGCGTTACGTAAGGTAGACGGGATGATATTTTATTTGTTTCTCTTTTTCGGATGGAACTAATATACTATTGGCCATTGAATGTAGAGAAAAGCAACAAAAAGTTTGATTAGTTTGTACTTTGTATTAACAAACGTATCGTTCTTTTTGGCGTAAATCAAGAGACTCTTGTTTTTCAAATAATCATCATTCAAAGCTAATTTATTTTTATATTTTACGCATAATGAGTTTATGAATGCTAACACAGATTGTTGTCTCAAGTCGAAAAATATGTTCTTCTTTACGAGAAAACTGTGTTAGCCGTATGTTGTAATGTGAATATTAGAACATTTGTTCTAATTAAGGGACTCTATACATATAAAATGCACATTCGGCACATGTTATAATATGACAAAATCGTTATAAATTCTACTACTCGATTGTATATATTGTTTTATAACTCTGTTTAGGATAATAATCAGTTTGGTTTCTGACTGATGATCGTTGCAGTGAAAACCATGTTAGTTATCACTCATGACAATCATTACAGCGGCAGAAGATAAGCGACATAAACATATGCAACGTGATTATGATAAGTGCATGCACCATTTACGTGTGCACTTTCCTGCTGTTTCAAAAACCCAAGCTGGCTAGACATTTTCATTCATTTTGAAATTGCTAATTATGTGCATGCACCATTTACGTGTAGACTCACTATTTCCGGTTGTATGACATGATAATGAACATTATATACAAGAGGGTGAGCGGATGACTAGCTAAGTTATGCTATTTGGAAAAGAACGAACTATATATTAACGTATGTTTTAGTTTTGGTAACTAGTAATTGCTAACTACTATGGAAATCTACATTTTCTAATTTTGCAGTTATTTTCATCTCAATATTGTGACACGTAGTGTAGAAGTATTTAGGAACACATCAGACCAACATTTTGATTTTTAAAATACAACTTAGAAAGCCAGTTATATAAAGGATGAAATTAGCTAAATAAGGAACAAAATATTTTCCCATTGAACATGTAAAAACAAAAGGAAATTAATTATTATTCACAAGGAAACAGAAAGATATTCACTAAATTTAGATAAGTATTAACACCTAGCTAATAAATTATTATTACATGGAAAAGATATATTAGCTCAAACAAAAGTCTACGGTTTTACAAAACGGTCGAAGTCGTTTTAACTTATACTCAAATTTTAACAATTTGGGTATTATTTTGTTTTTTTTTTTTTGTAACTTGGGTATTATTTTGTTAAGGAGAAACAAATTATAAAATGGGAGGTTTTATGGACTCCTCCACCACCACCACCTAAGAAGTGCGGGATTTAAGCTGCGTTTACAAACATCAGAGTTCCAAAAAAATAAAAAATAAATAACCCCTAGTTCTCCACCACAAAACTTTGGAAATTAGTTTGCTTGACATACACGCCTCTTCTCTTTGGTTCAAAAGCTTTTAGTCATCTCCTTTGATCTCAAGGTATATATATCTTATTCTTATTGTCGTAATATTTCTCTTCTGAATTGATAGTGTTGTGCCTTGCTGCAACTTATTTGATAGTCTTCTGAAATATTTCATGATTTTCCTGATTATGCGTTGTTCATTAGCGTCACAGGTCGTTATTTGATTTCTGAATGATGGCAACGACGTCTAGTACAGGTAAAACGAAACCAGACAACCAAAAACTCCCCAGGTCAAGATCTCTTGGCAGAAAGCCTGAAGCAACCGCAGATGGGTCTGGTCGGAAACCAGTTGAGAAGCCTTTACCCAATTATCTGAAACCAACAATCAGCTCCAGACCAGATCCGGTCAAGTTCTTGAAGAAGAACAACGCTGGAGAAGACAAGCTTCTTCGTAGAAGATCCTTTGATCGTCCTCCTTCGTCTTTGACTTCTCCATCCACTTCACCATCCCAAAAATCTCTCAATACCTCTCCTCTTGCACGCCCACGAGATAGACCCGTTGTGCCAAGAGAGAAGAAGCCTGTCACTGGTCTGCGCTCTGCATCTTTCCATGGAAGCGGAAGAAGCAGAGGTGGTCTCAGAGGAAGCAGTACGGTGGCTTCGAGAGGATCTCCGGGGGTAAAGAAGAGTGGTCTAAGCGGTGCTGGTTCTTCCAAGAGCAAAAAGGAAGGTTCTGAGAATGTTCCAAAGAAATCTTCTCCTATGGTTATGCATTGCTTGAATGGACTAAATGACAAGTTCGATGGGATCCATAATGTTATCCGTCATCGTAGTCCCTTCCCAAGCTTTCATCCAAGAGCAAAAAGGAAGGTTCTGAGAATGTTCCAAAGAAATCTTCTCCTATGTGTTAGTTAGGATATGATAATATCCAACTGTTAGAGAATAAGTATATTCCTCTATAGATAAGTATATACGGTTACGGATACGTTGTATATAATCTCACCTATGTGATCAATGTAATCGAAACAATCGAAACAACAACCGTGGTGGAGGACGAGGTAATCGTGGTCGTGGACGGAATAATAATTCTGGCTTCCAGAACTATGGGTACCCACCGTGGTCCTTTGGTCAACCACAGTGGCCGTATTCCTACTTCCCAGGCGCGCCACAGATGATGCAGTTTCCAGCACCAGTCGCTCCTTTCACACCTCCTCAATCAACACAACGACAGAACAGCATCCTCGGGCCGTACTCACCACATCCAACACCTGAAGCCCATGCTGCTCAAACTGTTGCTACCCCTACCTATACGATGCTTCCACAGGCGCTCGCCTCAGCGTTCAACACAATGAGTCTGCAAGATCCTTCGGCATCAACTTGGTACATGGACAGCGGCGCGTCTAACCATATCACGGCGGATCACGGTACACTCTCGTCTGTGTTTAATAAGGGCATAACTCGTTCTGTTCTTGTAGGTGACGGTTCTCTTGCTCCTGTTACAAAAATGGGACACTCCACTCTTCCCTCTCTTACTAAAAATCTTCTCCTTAAAAATGTGCTTGTTTGTCCATCTATTATCAAAAACCTCATTTCAGTACGACAATTTGCCACTGAAAATAATTGTTCTGTTGAGTTTGACCCTATTGGTTTTTCTGTTAAGGATCTTTTCAACAAGACAACTCTGCTCCGATGTGACAGTCCAGGTCCTCTCTACTCGGTGACACCATCAATCACCTCACAAGTTGATCTTGCTCTCACCGCAGGTGTCCCTCCTTGGCATCAGCGTTTAGGTCACCCGGGTAGCTCTATCAATCGTTCTTTATTTTCTTTGGGTTTTTCTAATAATAATGCCGACTTGACAACTATGTGTCATGCGTGCAAAGTGGGTAAACACACTCGTCTCCCATTTATTTCTTCTTCTACAATTGTTTCCGCACCATTTCAAATTATTCATTCTGATATTTGGACATCTCCTGTGTCTAGTATCTCTGGCTTTAAATATTATCTTTTGTTTTTGGATCATTATACTCACTATATTTGGGTCTATCCTTTACACAGAAAAAATGAAACCTTTGCCAAATTTTTACACTTCTCAGCCTATGTGCGCACTCAATTTAATTGCTCAATCAAAGCGCTCCAGTGCGATAATGGTGGTGAATACACAAGCCGAGCCTTTCTTGATCACTTGGCATCCACCGGTACGAACATTCGCTTCTCTTGCCCTCACACGTCTCAACAAAACGGACGGGCAGAACGCATGCTTCGTACCATAAACAATCTTGTGCGCACACTTCTTATTCAAGCAAGCATGCCGATGTCTTTTTGGGTTGAGGCTCTTCACACGGCTGCCTACACGCTTAACCTTCTTCCTTCTTCTGCTATTCAAAACAATATACCTTTCACTCGCTTATTTAATCGCCCTGTGTCTTACTCTCACCTTCGTGTCTTTGGTTCTTTGTGCTATCCTAACACAGCCTCCACATCACCTCACAAGTTGGCACCGCGATCCATGGCGTGCGTATTCTTGGGATACCCATTGAATCATCGAGGCTACAGGTGCTTGGTGCTGTCTACTCGAAAGATAGTCATCTCGCGCCATGTCACCTTTGTGGAGGATGTGTTCCCTTTCTCAACTCTTCCCTTTCATAAAAGTCTACCCTTCTCTCCTCCTCCAGCTGTCCCTTCTTTAACACCCATTACGGTTCCACTGGCGGCTCCACCTTGCCCACAAGCTCCACCTTGTCCGCCAGCTCCACAACCCACACTGAACACCCACTCTATGGTCACTCGGAGCAAAACCGGGATCTCTAAACCTCGGATTCCTCTTTGCCTTCATACCGAAACGGTTTCCCCTCTTCCCTTGTCCCATGTACAGGCTGCAAAGGACCGTTACTGGAATGGAGCAATGCACGAGGAATATGATGCCCATATTAAACGCGGTACGTGGGTTCTAGTACCTCGACCCTCAAATGTTAACATAATACGTTCTATGTGGCTTTTTCGGCATAAGTTTAATGCAGATGGAACACATAAACGCCACAAGGCACGCTTGGTTGGTAATGGGAAATCGCAGCGACCGGGAATCGACTGCCTGGATACATTCAGTCCGGTGGTCAAACCTGCATCCATTCGATCAGTTCTACACGTGGCCCTAGCTCGTAATTGGCCTCTCCGTCAGCTTGACGTCAAGAACGCCTTCCTCCATGGCGACCTTGCAGAAACGGTCTACATGCACCAGCCACCAGGGTTCGTCGACAAGTCCAAACCTAACCACGTCTGCTTGCTCAAACGATCACTCTATGGGCTCAAGCAGGCTCCGCGAACATGGTACACAAAATTTGCCACAGTCGCTAAACAGATCGGATTTGTCCAAAGCAGGTGTGATTCCTCCCTGTTCATCATCAACAAAGGTTCTGACACTGCGTATTTGCTACTTTATGTCGACGACATCATCCTTACAGCATCTACACCGGCACTGCTCAGTCGGATACTCTCAGGCCTCTCTGCTGCATTTGACATCACCGATCTTGGACAGCTTCATCACTTTTTGGGAATTGGTGTTACGTATAATGACAAAGGGATGTTCCTGAGTCAACAAAATTACATTACGGACATGCTACACCGTGCGTCAATGACCAACTGCAACCCTTGCAACACTCCCGTTGATACCAAACCTAAACTTGCTGCTGACGAAGGTAACCCAGTTTCTGACCCTTCCCACTATCGCAGTTTAGCGGGTGCGTTACAGTATCTGACACTCACACGACCCGAAATAGCCTTCGCCGTTCAACAAGTCTGTCTGTTCATGCACGACCCACGTGAAGCACATCTCGCAGCACTGAAACGCATTCTGCGGTACCTCAAGGGCACCATCTCCCACGGTCTTCAACTCAACAAGTCATCCATTACTGACCTTGTCGCATATTCCAATGCTGATTGGGCCGGTTGTCCATCTACTAGACGTTCCACCTCCGGGGACTGCGTGTTTCTTGGCGAAAGTCTGATCTCCTGGTCGTCCAAACGTCAAGACACGGTTTCCCGCTCTAGTGCAGAGGCGGAGTATCGCGGCGTTGCCAATGCAGTCGCAGAAACGATCTGGATTCGCAACCTACTTCTGGAACTCGGATGCCCCCTTAAGAAAGCTACCCTTGTCTACTGTGATAATATCTCAGCCGTGTATCTCTCGTCTAATCCTGTTCAGCACCAGAGAACAAAGCATATTGAGATCGATCTGCATTTTGTACGAGAGAGAGTCTCTATGGGACATGTCCGCGTCCTTCATGTTCCTACACATCTTCAGTACGCATATTTACCAAGGGCCTCCCTTCACAGTTGTTCACTGATTTTCGCTCCAGTCTCAGCGTTCGACAAGCTCCGCTTCCACTGAGGGGGAGTGTTAGTTAGGATATGATAATATCCAACTGTTAGAGAATAAGTATATTCCTCTATAGATAAGTATATACGGTTACGGATACGTTGTATATAATCTCACCTATGTGATCAATGTAATCGATCAAGTATTATACACTTTCACTATGAATATGTGGAAGAGAAGGAGATCCATCCAATGGATGCCTCCACAGAAGAGGAAAAAGAAGAGCTGATCAACGAGGATAAAACAGAGGAGCATAAAGTACCAGAGAACAACAGTGAAGACAAGGAAGAAGTTGAAAAGAAGGTTGATGATGAGGAGGAGAATAAGAAGACAGTTGTTACTCAAGATATGAAAGAAGCTGCGGATATCGAAGAAACTAAGGAAGAAGAAGAAGCAGAAGTTAAAGAAGAAACAACAGAAACAAAGAAGGGAGTGGTGCAAGGGAAGAAGGAATCTCCAACAGCCTACAACGATGTAATAGCAAGTAAGATGCAAGAGAGCTCACGGAAGAACAAGGTCTTGGCTCTTGCTGGAGCCTTTCAAACCGTTATTGACTATGAAACAGCTGCTTCTAAGTGATACATTACAGACAAACACTGCGTCTTGTTAGCTTTCCTATGTCAGTGCTTTCATCGTTTTTCCTGTTTTATTGGACAAATGACTCGTATGGTTTTGCCTGTGAACATATCAATGCTTCGCATCTCTGCTCTTTTTCTATATGCAAAAACGTGACAAGAAAATCTAACAAATTATAAGAAATTAACTCATACAAAACGGGATATTATCTATTACTTAACTTACATCCACCAGAGCAGCTTTTGCTCTGGTTCAAACAACCGATGCAACTGTGCTCTTGTAAAAGCTCCTACTGCCTTTGAGCTGTAACCGTTCCCACAACAATGAATAACTATAACCATCTTATGTTTCTTTTCCAAAACTAGATCTACCACGCGACCAATCGATGTCGTTGTACTGACACATGGAGGCGGGCTTCTCATCATTGATACCAATGACGCATCAAGCTACAAGAAAGTAGTTAAATGCACATAATATATCAATTCATCTTTCTTTCTTTTTTATGTCAACAAGTGCTCAAGCGGAATAAGATTTTGTTTGTCTTAAAACTTACATTGTTGCAATCCTCTCGATGCAAAAGGCCTATGCAGCTTCCCCAGTCGTCTACAATTGGTACAACTTGCTCCTTGTAAAACCGCATGACCACATTCTTCAGCTGCAGTGTGCCTAGCAGTGGCCGAGTGGCTTCAAATGGAATCATAATACTTTCTATTGGTTCGC
This genomic interval from Brassica oleracea var. oleracea cultivar TO1000 chromosome C2, BOL, whole genome shotgun sequence contains the following:
- the LOC106327596 gene encoding HBS1-like protein isoform X3, giving the protein MPRKGLSNFDDYDDGFDDDEDDAYDYDCDVDVEEDEHEADEPKEEEVIAKRGIWRCAICTYDNDESMHVCDICGVIRHPVPGGNKTISNSTAPFKFDAPSPDDLVSNGLKSSRTGSKDSMKKKEKQDSAEQNPLKKGADTSSQGRHDNVGGVQTFKSLPKAKADKSKETSSSSKNMEASESLAGTMNNMSLTGETETSRDVKIRSARSKSNHKPEEWMMLDKESDTLSQLNLAIVGHVDSGKSTLSGRLLHLLGRISQKQMHKFEKEAKSQGKGSFAYAWALDESAEERERGITMTVAVAYFTSKRHHVVLLDSPGHKDFVPNMIAGATQADAAILVIDASIGAFEAGFDNLKGQTREHARVLRGFGVEQVIVAVNKMDIVGYSKERFELIKQHVGSFLHSCRFKESSLTWIPLSAMENQNLVAAPSESRLSSWYRGPCLLEAVDSVKSPERDVSKPLLMPICDVVRSSSGQVSACGKLEAGAVRPGSKVMVMPSGDQGTVRSLERDSQGCSVARAGDNVAIALQGIDANQVMAGGVLCHPDYPVSVATRLELMVLVLEGATPILLGSQLEFHVHHAKEAATVVKLVAMLDPKTGEATKKSPRCLTAKQSAMLEVSLQYPVCVETFSESRALGRVFLRSSGRTVAMGRVTRIIQDS
- the LOC106327598 gene encoding uncharacterized protein LOC106327598: MDGKRTVDRMVLPRKASGHVLRENMNKREDEKSVSFCSRIGCSAKVSHTKGTRMDNNTKLGSSSHLEPRVDLDTSHSRPSSNSGPSPSRSMVSQDGLSRYNINGIAEVLLALERIEHDQDLTYERLAFLETSLFSSGMIRFYDEHRDMRLDIDNMSYEELLALGDKMGTVSTALSEEALNKDDIKCNVA
- the LOC106327596 gene encoding HBS1-like protein isoform X4, with product MPRKGLSNFDDYDDGFDDDEDDAYDYDCDVDVEEDEHADEPKEEEVIAKRGIWRCAICTYDNDESMHVCDICGVIRHPVPGGNKTISNSTAPFKFDAPSPDDLVSNGLKSSRTGSKDSMKKKEKQDSAEQNPLKKGADTSSQGRHDNVGGVQTFKSLPKAKADKSKETSSSSKNMEASESLAGTMNNMSLTGETETSRDVKIRSARSKSNHKPEEWMMLDKESDTLSQLNLAIVGHVDSGKSTLSGRLLHLLGRISQKQMHKFEKEAKSQGKGSFAYAWALDESAEERERGITMTVAVAYFTSKRHHVVLLDSPGHKDFVPNMIAGATQADAAILVIDASIGAFEAGFDNLKGQTREHARVLRGFGVEQVIVAVNKMDIVGYSKERFELIKQHVGSFLHSCRFKESSLTWIPLSAMENQNLVAAPSESRLSSWYRGPCLLEAVDSVKSPERDVSKPLLMPICDVVRSSSGQVSACGKLEAGAVRPGSKVMVMPSGDQGTVRSLERDSQGCSVARAGDNVAIALQGIDANQVMAGGVLCHPDYPVSVATRLELMVLVLEGATPILLGSQLEFHVHHAKEAATVVKLVAMLDPKTGEATKKSPRCLTAKQSAMLEVSLQYPVCVETFSESRALGRVFLRSSGRTVAMGRVTRIIQDS